From Symphalangus syndactylus isolate Jambi chromosome 21, NHGRI_mSymSyn1-v2.1_pri, whole genome shotgun sequence:
GTGCACGTAGTGCCTACTTTGCTAACATGCTGGACACCAAATGGAAGGGCAAGAGTGTCGTGGTTCTCAGGCACCCACTGGTATGTCCCTTCAGGGTGGCAGAGGGGCATGAACTGTCCAGGAACAGCAGGGGGTTGTGCTGGGTGGCTGCCTCTGACGTTCCTTTCTGGCTTTCTGCCCACAGATCAACCCCGTGGCCTTTGGGGCTCTGCTGCAGTACCTGTACACAGGTGACCCCCTGGGTCCAGGGTAGGAGGAGAGGGAGTGGGCCATCCTTCTGGACAGCAGTACACCTAGGTGTGGCTGGGCTGACCTTTCACCTCTAGACACTTCATGGTCCCCCCGGGGTTGTTCCAGCTACCTCTCGGGTTGGGTTGCAAGAGAGAGGACTAGTGTGCCTGCTCAGTAAGAGCTTGTCCCACCCACATGCTGAGGCCCTCCCGTCTGTTCCCTGGGGCCTATAGAACAGCTTTTGATGGGGAAACCATGGTGGCAAGTGGGCCCAGGAGTCCTAGCCCTGCAGCCAGGTGGCCAGGTGGGAGGGGATCACCCTTTTTCTGTGGGCCTGATGACAGCTGAGGTCCTGCAGGCCCTcatcctccccactgcccccaggCCGCCTGGACATTGGCGTAGAGCATGTGAGTGACTGTGAGCGCCTGGCCAAGCAATGCCAGCTGTGGGACCTGCTCAGCGACCTGGAGGCCAAGTGCGAGAAGGTGTCTGAGTTTGGTGCGAGCAGGGTTTGGGGCCCAGGGCCATGGGTGCGGCCTGGCAGGGCTGGCCTGGCTCCCTGAAGTTGTTCTTCCCCTGTAGTGGCGTCTAAGCCAGGCACGTGTGTGAAGGTGCTGACCATCGAGCCCCCCCCTGCAGACCCCCGCCTCCGGGAGGACATGGCGCTGCTGGCCGATTGTGCCCTGCCCCCCGAGCTCCGAGTAAGTGCGGGGCTGGGGGGCAGGAGGGGCGTTTTGGGATGGCAGGCTGTGACAGGCAGCCCAGATACTTGGGCTCAATTCCTTGTGTGGCCCTGGACCAGTTACTTCCCTTTTCTGAACCTAGTCGTTCACTTCTGTGAACAACTGCTCTGATGGGGTCACCTCTTCTGTACCCCAGGGTGATCTTTGGGAGCTGCCCTTCCCTTGTCCTGACGGCTTCAACAGCTGCCCTGACATCTGCTTCCGAGTGGCCGGCTGCAGCTTCCTCTGCCACAAGGTGCCTGTGCCCTCCTGTTGCCCCTGGCCCCAACCCGTTGCCCTGAGCCACAGTCTAGCTCCTCAGGAGACAGACCCTGGCCCTCACACTTCCTGAGCCTGGCCTCCCCCAGGCCTTTTTCTGTGGCCGCAGTGACTACTTCCGGGCCCTGCTGGAAGACCACTTCCGAGAGAGCGAGGAGCCAGTGACCTCAGGGGGCCCCCCAGCCGTCACCTTGCATGGCATCTCACCCGACGTCTTCACTCACGTGCTCTACTACGTGTACAGCGACCACACTGAGGTGGGGGCTCAGGCAGAGCTGGGGACGGCACACAGCCTGTGCTGCCGTGGGCTGAGAGGGAGCGCCAGGGCCCTGGGGGTCTGTGGAAGGGCCCAGTTGGCCCCATGGTTGACGTTTTGAGAAGGCTGGAGGGGAAGGCTGTGGGACTTTGGATTTTTCTTTCAGGTAGAGGAAGCCTTGTTAGGCTCCAGAGAGAGGATGAGTGACGAGGCCTATGTCACAGGCACTCCACATTTGTCAGCCACTTGGGGTCCTCAGCTTCTCTAgcaggagggtggagggtgggtgggGACAGCCTCCTCCCTCTGTGGTGCTGCAGATCCCTGGGGTTCTGGGTTCCCAGTCTCCCCTTCCCTTGCTGCCTCCCTGTGTCTCCAGCTGCCCCAAGGTGTCCGTAAGCCAAGGCTGCAGGGCAGCAGCAGAGTGCTGAAGGTTTGCTCTGCCagggtgtgtgagagagagagagagagagagagagagagagagtgtgtgtgtgtgtgtgtccacgcACACTATAAAGAGATCCCCATATCTGGTGGCTTAAAGAAGAGGGGagtttgtttctccttcacttctgactGAGGTGGGTGCCCCAGGGCAGGTGGCTTGCGGAAGATCAGGTCATCCCTCCATCTTACCCCTGTATGCCTAAGGGTGAAGGTCAAAAACCTTTACTCTAAAGGTAAGTGTTTCAGGTTCTGTGGGCCATGCGGCCCTGTTGTAGCTACTCAACTCTAGCACAAAGGCAGCCAGAGACAGTACAGAGATGAGTGGGTGAGGctgcattccaataaaactttatttgcacaAACAGGCTGTATTTGGTCCACAGGCTGTAGCTTACCCATCCTGCCTGGGGCATCGCCTTTGGCCATGGAGATTGTGTCCTAGGCAAACTCATGCtctaggaggaagaggaaggcaggGCAAGCAATGTTGTTTTTGTAGAAGCCACCGGAAATTGCACCACTTCTCATGTTCCCCTGGAGAGAACTTCGTGCCTACCTGCCAACAAGGGAGGCTTGGAAAGTCATTCTGTGGCCAGGGCCCTGTgttgtgggggaaggggaggaagcaTGCTGGGGGACAGAGGGCAGTCCCTACTGCTGCTCTACCTCCAGTGGCAGCTCCCTTGTCCGTCTCTCCCCACGGCCTGACAGCCCCTCAGCCTCCATCTTTCCCACCCCCTCTACTGGGCATCTCCTGCAGCTCAGCCCAGCTCTCTGGCCACTGTACCAGGGGTTACCTTTGCCCACCCTGGAGAAGCTCTCTCCTCAAGGAGCCTCGCCACCCCAAGGACACTTTGTCTCGGAGTGTGGCTTGGGCTCCTAACCTGGGTTGATACTGGTTGAGCTGTGTGACACTGGGTGAGCTTTATCTTGGGCCAGTTACTTAACTGCTCTGTGCCTCTAGAACATGGGGATAGCGCTCGTCATCACTTCCTAAGGCCTTGTGCAGATGCATGGGTTACCCAGGTAAAGGAGGTGGCATGGCACATGGCACGTGGCCTGTAATGTGGTCACAGAGCTCCCCTTGTCTCTGTCTGCAGCTTGTTCCCTGTGCCACCCAGGCTCTGGCCCGAATCTGAGGGCTTCAGTCTTGCCCAGCACAGGATGTACCTGTAGgtgggctctgtgtccccacagccTCTTGAGAGGGAGGGAGCTGGTAGATAGTCTCCCACCCCTGGCAGGGTCCCTGCATGGGTCTTGACTAGCTACCTCTGTCCCACCATTCTGACAGCCCCCGCAGGTAGGCGTTGTTATCTATACCTCATGGACCAGGAACTAGAGGCACAGGGAAGtgcagtgacttgcccagggcccCGCAGCTACAAGTGTCAGACCCAGGTCTCTGTAACTCGGAGCTCAGACCCTGGCTTCTGCGAGGGCCCTGCCTCCCGCCTACCCTGTCAGTCTGCTCAGGGCGTGGGAGCACCCCACCAGTCTTCTGCCCCCTAGCGGTCCTGCAGATGCCTGTGGGAATCTGGGCCAGCCCCCCACCCACGGGGCCAGACCCCGTACATGCGCAGGGAGCTCCTACTCCCGCTGGAAGCCTTCCTGCTAGCGCCCCCCAACCACCACAGGCCCTAGCCTTGGCTGTTGTGCCCTGGGAGCCCTTGGTGACCTCGGGGGGCACCTTCATCCCTGTCTTCACTGCAGCTGTCCCCTGAGGCAGCCTACGACGTGCTGAGCGTCGCCGACATGTACCTGCTGCCAGGCCTGAAGAGGCTCTGCGGCCGCAGCCTGGCTCAGGTGCTAGACGAGGACACTGTGGTGGGTGTGTGGCGCGTGGCCAAGCTCTTCCGCCTGGCGCGGCTTGAGGACCAGTGCACTGAGTACATGGCCAAGGTCATTGAGAAGGTGGGCCAGTGGGCTGCAGTGGGCGGGAGGGAGGGGTGAGAGGGCGGGCACCCCTCCACTGAGCTGGCCCTTCCCGCTCATAGCTGGTGGAGCGGGAGGACTTCGTGGAGGCGGTGAAGGAGGAGGCAGCGGCTGTGGCGGCCCGGCAGGAGACGGACTCTATCCCGCTGGTGGACGACATCCGCTTCCATGTGGCCAGCACGGTGCAGACCTACAGCGCCATAGAGGAGGCGCAGCAGCGGCTGCAGGCACTCGAGGACCTGCTCGTGTCCATCGGCCTGGACTGTTGAGCCCCGGCTGGGCAGCCCCAGGGGCCAGGAGCTCTCTTGGAGACAAGCATGTGTATGCGTTTGTGTGCAGCTCTTCTTCCTGCTCCCTGCACATTGAGGGCTTCATGGGGGTGCAGGGGGCTCAGTGGGgcttctcttccctccctgaGCCTGGAGACCCCAGGGGAGGATCCGTTTGGGATGAGCCCCCTCCCCCCAATGCACAATCCAGCCCCCAAGACCCTGGGGGTGGGCACCACTCAGGGaaacctggggtgggggtgggctttGGTCTTAGCACTCTCTTTCTCCAgatcccccctccccaccccagtccCAAATCCAGTCCTCTGGCTCTCGCCTGGCCCTGAGTTGCTTCTCTAAGCCAGTGTTCCCATGCACAGGGCCGTTCAGGAAGGGCTGGGGGAGTGTGTGTGGCAATAAAGCTTGAAGGCACTGTGGGAGCGTGAGCCTGTGTCCTGGGGTACAGCTTGGGAAGGGTGGGGCCTTCTGGAGCCAATGGAGCTGGTGGGACCAAGGAAAGAAGCTCTAGAGTTgggggctcccagcagaggctGGCCCAGAGCCCAAGGGCCAGGGTACCTGGCTGAGCAGACCGAGAGATCTGCCACTGACCCCAGTGTGGCCTGGGCCCAGCCTGGCTCCCTGCCCCCCTGTCTCCATGGACGTTGGTTGTGGTGGGCCTCATTCCAGGAGAGGGCCGGGACCAAAATGACCATTTTCTTTCAGCCCAGTGCCAGTCTTTTCCCCAGGGAGGCCCTTGTGGCCCTTCCTGCAGGGGCTGCCACCTTATTATGGGAAGGTGAGCTGCAGGGGCCAAGGGAGACCTTTCTCCTTGGCgctctgaaggttcactgaaaaattAACTTGCAAAAGGCAGAGTAACAGGAGAAAAGACACACAAATTTATTTAGCATGTAGACATGGGcgtcttcagaatgaagacccaaagatggGGAGCTGTCCATTGTTAGGCTTAGGCTCAGCAAAGTGTGGCCAGCCGAGTAGAAATGGGATTGGCAAAAAGTGCAGGATCCTATGCTGACTGAACAGGGAAATGCAGCCAGGCTTGTCTAGATTCTTCCTGGTCTCTCTGagcagcctgcctgcctgcctgcctgcctgcctgcgttctgggtgtggggcaggaccctgtggaatgggggtcttatgacctatAGTCAAACAAGGTGGGTCAGATGattatggccagtttttacacagGGCAGAGGGAAAGTGAGAGTCCTGCTTTTAGGTTTTATGTCTGGCTTTGGGGAAAGGGGGCTTTGGTTTCTAGGGCCCGCCTaggggaagagggattctagttttTGTGGCTAGCCTCAGGGGATGATGAGACTGAGAGAAGGGGGCAAAAGGTCAGAGAGAAGCTCCTGCTTCTGAGGTTGTTGCTTGggccttcattttggggtattTGAGCCCCAGGGGGGTTTCTCACGATGAACTGCAGGCCTGTGGACCCCCCAGGCCTCTCTGCCTTCTAACCTGGTTAAACTCAGTGTCGTGTCATGGCCCtgggggaggaaaggaaggcTGGTTCTTTCACAGGGCTTCTAATATCGGGTGTCTCCACCCTCTCTGCAGTTATTTCACAGCTgttcatgccttttttttttccagacggattcttgctctgtcacccaggctggagtgcagtggtacgatattgcttggctcactgcaacctccacctcccgagttcaagcaattctgctcagcctcctgagtagctgggattacaggtgcacgccaccatgcccggctaatttttgtatttttcgtggacacagggtttcgccttgttggccaggctgagcttgaattcttaacctcaggtgatccgcctgccttggccccacaaagtgctgggattacaggtgtgagccaccatgcctggcctcttcatGCCTTTTTACTAtgttatatttggattttttcctttttcctccccagTGCATTTTCAGCCATGTTGCACTGGCATGTTGGTCGTCACATGGGGGAAGTTGTAGGTCTGAAGTGACCACTAGTGAGGGATCAGCTGGGACAAGTCATGGTGCAGCCTGCAGGAGGTGATGAGTGTGTTGGGGAGTTGTCCTGGGTAGGGCCTGTGGGTGGAGATTGTAGTTTGTGCAAGGGCCTGGGAGCCTGAAAACAGCCTGAGATGGGATGGGCTGGGAGGGGTCTGCGCATTGCCAGAGCTGAGCTGCAGCCAGAGGCCCAACCCCCACCGCAGCTCTGCCTTTCACTGCTGGCCACCGCTCTGCCTGTTTGCCTGCCCACAAATTGGGGGTGATTATGGCAACTCCCTCTTACCTAGTGTTTGACCCATCCTGAGCCTGGTGTGTTTGTTAAACAAAGGCTGAGTCCACCtggtgggtgggaggtgggagcagGGGAGTGACAGGGGCTCACTCTGGTTGCCCTGGGGCACACAGGAAGGGAAGGGTGAGGCCAGGCTAGTGGCCTAACACCAGCAGGTCTCACCTCAGAGCACACACAGATCCTGGTGTGCCAAGagagatttaaatatttaaataaaaaattttaattcctaTGCATTTCTTTTCATATGCATTAGGGGAGAAAATGAGCTACTACATGAAACCTTTTTTTACAGATGTTATTATTTGAAATCACAAAGTTTCCAGTCTTgagcaaattttaaataaaaccctAGTAAGAGGGCAGTTTAAGGAAAAATTATCTGGAGTTGGTATTTTAGTGGTTCACTGATACAGCTGATACAGCCAGGTGTACCAGCAATGGCATCTGTTCAGGGAGAGCTGTAGTCCGAGAACTGCCACCCCTCAGGAACTAGGTTGTGTGGTTGTTGGGGCAGCATTCCCCAGCCACACCACAccatttctcactttattttattttttattttatttattttatttaattaattaatttattgatttattttttttttttgagacggagtctcgctctgttgcccaggctggagtgcagtggcgcgatctcggctcactgcaagctccgcctcccagattcacgccattcttgtgcctcagcctcccaagtatctgggactacaggcagccgccactacgcccggctaattttttgtattttttagtagagacggggtttcactgtgttagccaggatggtctcgatctcctgacctcgtgatttgcccacctcggcctcccaaagtgctgggattacaggtgtgagccaccgtgcccggccttatttattttattttttcgagacagagtctagccctgtcacccaggctggaatacagtggtgtgatctcggctcactgcaaccttcacctcccaggttcaaatgattctcgtgcctcagcctccagagtagctggggctacaggcgcccgccaccatgcccacctaattttcatatttttagtagagacattgtttcaccgtgctggccagggtggtcttgaactcctgacctcaagtgatccgcccgcctcagcctcccaaagtgctgggattacaggcatgagccactgcgcccggccccattccTCACTTTAGCCTCAGGCGGAGAAGACAGCATGATGGGGAAACACTTGTGTAGGAAGGTGTCCAATGCGGTATTGCAAATCAACAGGAAACATTGCCAGCAGCCGCAGCGAGCACCAAGTGGGGAAGGAAGTGAGACAGCATGGATGTACAGAGCTTCCTGCAACCATGAGGGTGGTCAGTGCAGCCTCTGTGTCCACAAGGAAAAGGTGGAGGACATTCAGGCACTAGGGGGTGCTCCCCAGGCTTATGTGAGAAACCCATAGCACAGACAGCCACATAGGAGTAGTGAACTACAACCATGGAATTTGAAATTTAGTGTCTAATACTTGGTTCTAAAATTGGGTTGATTTAAATTCAGAAGTGTGCCCTACTCTGACAAATGTTAAAATAGACTAATAGAAGACACATTTGGACACAGAGGCCCTGGGTTTGAGACTCCTCCATCATCCCTAAACCAGAGGAAGAGTTGCTGCGTGAGAGCTGGGGATATTTGATCTGATTTCTGTTTAGTTTCTGTAATGTAGCTGTGCtacctttaaaattaaaaataaaacacgttTGTCTCTTTAATTCATTCCTACTTCcaggtgaaaaaaaattttattgttgaatgaaaaatattttcatcatgtGTTATTGGAAAAATTATATGTGTTCTCTGCCAACTCAAGATACCCACAAATTTTTAACAGATAGAAAAATAGATTCAGAGTggtgtttcacgcctgtaatcccagcactttgggaggctgaggcaggaggatggtctgagcccaggagtctgagaccagcctgggcagcacactgagactctgtctttccaaaaaataaaaaattagccgggcatggtggggcgagcctgtagtcccagctactctagaggctgaggtgggaagatagcttgagcccaggaggttggggctgcagtgagccgtgactgcaccactgcactccagcctgggcgtcagagtgagacgctgtctcagaaaaaaaaaaaaaaagaaaagaaaaatcaattggACAGTGACAAAATGAGcaatgatggaaaggaaataaactcCATTTTGCACAGGAAAGGTAGTGTAGGGATCGCTTGTTGACCCaccagaagaggaagaagagtgaAGGTGAGGCTGGGCAACCCTCTACCTAAAGCCCCAACTGACAGGCGGTCCTCTCCCGCAGCAACTGCTGCTCTGAGGGTCTGCTCCCTGCTGTGGCTGGTCGCGGACGCTGCATCATCCGCTGTTGACCCCTTTAGTGACACCACCCTTGGTTAGGTGCGGCCGTTTCCTGCAGGGCCCCAAAAGAACATGCCCTTCACCCCTGTGCTCCAGCCATCCTGAGAGTCTCTCAGTTTCGGGGCCACCCTGAGCTCTCTGCACCTCGAAAACTCCCCCGCAGACCCCTCTGCTATGCCCCCAACCCCGGCCCGCTCCTGCTCGCCTTTGGCTTCTTGGAGGGCTGTGCTGGCCTCAGGCTGTGCTGGCAGCCACTGGGTGCCCATCGCTGTTAGGCTCTGGGGTGGGAGTCCGTGTTGCCTGGGGTCCTCGTTCTGTGAGGGCGGCCCACCTTGTTCTGTTCAGTGGTTCTGACAGCCCTGGTCACTGTTCCTCCCAGCGCTGGACACCGTTCCTGGAGCATCACAGGTGCCCAGTAAGGAGCTTATGATGAGCATGAGCGTTCATGGAGGAGGCTGGAAGAGCCAACAAATGCAAACATTGTTGGCTCTAGGTTTGATACAGTGAAGTTCCGGGCAGAATTTGGTTGGCCATAAGTAGAGCGTGAGGGCCTGGAGAGAACGGGCTGTCCTTCAGGTCTGCACACCTTTGGGGACCTTCTGCACAGAGGCCAGGTGCCACCCACCCAGGGCCTGAATGGTTtgcagggcccagtgcaaaacAGCACGTGGGGCCCTTGCTCAAAGAGCATTAAGAATTTTCAGAGAGCAACAGTACAGCACTCACCCAAATGCACGGACCTTCTAGCGTGGGATCTGGGCCTCTGCATGGGTGGCCAGGCTGCGAGGCCAACCCTGCTTCCACACCCAGTTCCCAGTTCAGTGCCTGGCTCAGATAAagccttcctgcctccttcctccctccttccatccctctctccctccctcggccactcattctttccttcatcacTCCCTCACTCATCCATTCTCTCACTCActcatttcctcatttatttacCCCCTCACTCATGGACTCATCCATTCTCTCATTCTTTCATCCCCTCACCCATTCCCTCATTCATTCTCACTTATTCTCTCATTTATTCATctcctcactcattcactcattcatcattCTCTTACTCATTTCCTCTCATTCATTCCCTCATCACACATTCCCACGCTCACtcattccctcattcattcatccccTCATTCCCTCATTCATTCTCTCAATTCTCACTTATTCTCTCATTTATTCATcccctcactcattcactcatccattcattctctcactcattccctcattcatcccctcactcattcactcattctttcacTCATTTCCTCACTCATCCATTCTCtcactcattcacccattcattcattctctctcattTCCTCACCCATCCATTCCCTAATCACACATTCCCtcactcattccttcatttattcatcccctcactcattcacccatttattctctcatttcttcACTTGCTCATTCATTCCCTCACTCATCCATTCTCTCATTCATCACTCATTTCCTCACCCACTCATTTCCTCAattcattctctcattcattttcattcattcacccatttcCTCACTCACTCatccctcattcattcactcatcactcattccctcactcattcattttctcactcattccctcactcttgttccttcattcattcatcccctCGTTCACTCATgctctcactcattcattccctcaCTCATCCCTTCTCACTCATTCCCTCAtcactcattccttcattcattctctcatttcctcagtcattccttcattcattaattccctccctcattcattcattttctcactCCTTTCCTCATTCATTCCCTCACTTATCCATTCTGATTCCCTCAccactcattccttcattcattcatcccctcactcattcacttactcattcttctctcactcactcatttctttactcattcaatccctcattcattcactcacttccTCATTCATTCccttgctcattcattcactccctcacttattccctcattcattcactcatcgttcactcattccctcattcactcactcattctctcatttattcatcccctcactcattcactcatccattcactcactcattccctcaTTTGTTCATCccttcactcatccattcattctgTCACTCATTTCCTCACTCATCCATTCTCTCACTTgcttgttcactcattcattcattctctctcattTCCTTACTCGTCCATTCTCTCACTCGTTCACTGATTCCTTCATTCTCTCACTCATTTCCTCATCCATCCATTCCCTCATCACACAttccctcactcactcattccctcaTTTATTCATcccctcactcattcactcatttattctctcatttcttcACTTGCTCATTCTttccctcactcactcactctctctgtcGTTCATCAGTCATTTCCTCACCCACTCATTCCCTCAATTCATCCCCTCAtttgctttcattcattcatttcctcactcactcattccctcaTTTACTCATCACTCATTCCCTCATTCATCCATTTTCTCACTCATTCCCTCACTCATTCATTTTCTCACTCATTCCCTCACCCTTGTTCATTCATCCCCACATTTACTCATgagctcactcactcattcatacCAACACTCATCCATACTTACTCACTCCCTCATCActcattccttccttcatccCCATTCACTCATTCtcactcattccttcattcattaattccttccctcattcattcattttctcactCACTCCTTTCCTCATTCATCCATTCTCATTCCCTCAccactcattccttcattcattcatcccctcgttcacttattcattcttctcactcatttcctcattcattcattcactaatttcctcattcattcccttgctcattcattcactccctcactcattccttcattcacttattccctcattcattcattcactcacttattcactcactcattcattcccttgctcattcattcactcactcattccatCCCTCatgcattcattttctcattcattcactcacttgcACAGTCCCTCACTCACTCATGTCAAtgcactttttacatttttctccttcaaagagaagccagagagataATATGGGGCTATAGTAGGCGCTCTCTGCGGGGACCTGGGCTCAGTTAGCACCCGAGCATTCACCTGCCCTGCATGGGATAGGGGCTTGGCTCCTCCTGACAGAGAGGATAAAGAGAACACATCATTccatcactcactcactcattcattcactcactcacccactcctcccctccctgccctatCAGGCAGGTCTTTCCAGGGACCCTCTGGCAAGCAGGCAGAGGTGTAGTGCAGGGATATGCCCTTTTGCAGCTCACGTGGGAGGTGACAGAGTGCTACCAAGCAAACAAGCAGAAGATCCATCATGTCAGATGTCAACAAGTGTGCtggaggaggagaaggcaggGCAGCACCTGGGGGAGGGCCTCACTGAGAAGACAGCCTGTGAGGAGGCTGGCATGGCGAGGACCGAATGGACATggaggatggggagaggggaggcaAGGAGGCCAAAGGCCCAGCACCTGTAGGCCTCAGCAAGAACCGTGGCCTCTATTTAGGTGAGATGGTAGTCACCTGAGGATGTTGAGCAGAGAAGGGCCACAGTCTGACTCATACTTTAACAGCCCTCTCGCCTCCGTGTGGAAACAGACTGGGTGCAGGAGAGAAAGTGGGGCCAGCCAAGGAGGCTGCTGCTGCCGTCCCTCAGATGCTGGTGACAGCTGTGCAGCTGGAAGGAAGCCACATGATCCTGGCCACACTTAGGAGGAGAGTGGCTGGGCCAGGTGTGGATATGGAATGGAGAAGGGCATGGAGGATGCCCAGCAGCAGGAGGTTGGGTTCCCTATGCTGAGGAGGGAGGGCTGAGTCCGGACAGAGCCCAACTTGTGTAGGGATGGGTTTGGCATCTATATGGGGCCCTGGAGAAAGCACAAGCCACCTAAAGCTGGCACGGGGAGGGTGGCCTGGGCTCCGTCCTCCCCAGTGGCGGGGCAAGGTCTGCAAGTGGATGTGTGTGTTTAGAAATCTGCTCCAAGCATGGATGGGAGAAGATAAACTCCACACACGCTGATCGAAGCTGGGAAGCACTGCTGGAGTTGGTATCAGGTGACAGGCATGGCTCAGGCAGTGATCAGCCTGTCTGAAAAAGGGCCTGCTGTGCTCTCGGCAAGGAAGATTGCCATCCAGGGTCAGAGGCTGCTGTGACGGACAGACAGACGCCATTCCGAAAACATCAGATTTATTAGGATTAGCTGTAGTGTACACTGATTCCTTTAGCTCTAAACGGATACATATGTGCCCCGCAGACAGTATACACGCAGGGATGTGACTGAGCCACAGTGACATAGCAAACCCAACAGCTGGCTTGTGAAGCCATCGTGATCCCAACAAGGTCTATGTTAGCAACTGGtgaaag
This genomic window contains:
- the ABTB1 gene encoding ankyrin repeat and BTB/POZ domain-containing protein 1 isoform X6, producing the protein MGRTRREGVPSTCWSSETWRYYACLCGHEELVLYLLANGARCEANTFDGERCLYGALSDPIRRALRDYKQVTASCRRRDYYDDFLQRLLEQGIHSDVVFVVHGKPFRVHRCVLGARSAYFANMLDTKWKGKSVVVLRHPLINPVAFGALLQYLYTGRLDIGVEHVSDCERLAKQCQLWDLLSDLEAKCEKVSEFVASKPGTCVKVLTIEPPPADPRLREDMALLADCALPPELRGDLWELPFPCPDGFNSCPDICFRVAGCSFLCHKAFFCGRSDYFRALLEDHFRESEEPVTSGGPPAVTLHGISPDVFTHVLYYVYSDHTELSPEAAYDVLSVADMYLLPGLKRLCGRSLAQVLDEDTVVGVWRVAKLFRLARLEDQCTEYMAKVIEKLVEREDFVEAVKEEAAAVAARQETDSIPLVDDIRFHVASTVQTYSAIEEAQQRLQALEDLLVSIGLDC
- the ABTB1 gene encoding ankyrin repeat and BTB/POZ domain-containing protein 1 isoform X1, with the translated sequence MAHSVCLSHPTSTPLPALCLECLSCSGLPVTCPHLGEASPDQKGCFPSVPLHGPSFSDHEPVLTQALTSFLPRYLLEQRDVEVNVRDKWDSTPLYYACLCGHEELVLYLLANGARCEANTFDGERCLYGALSDPIRRALRDYKQVTASCRRRDYYDDFLQRLLEQGIHSDVVFVVHGKPFRVHRCVLGARSAYFANMLDTKWKGKSVVVLRHPLINPVAFGALLQYLYTGRLDIGVEHVSDCERLAKQCQLWDLLSDLEAKCEKVSEFVASKPGTCVKVLTIEPPPADPRLREDMALLADCALPPELRGDLWELPFPCPDGFNSCPDICFRVAGCSFLCHKAFFCGRSDYFRALLEDHFRESEEPVTSGGPPAVTLHGISPDVFTHVLYYVYSDHTELSPEAAYDVLSVADMYLLPGLKRLCGRSLAQVLDEDTVVGVWRVAKLFRLARLEDQCTEYMAKVIEKLVEREDFVEAVKEEAAAVAARQETDSIPLVDDIRFHVASTVQTYSAIEEAQQRLQALEDLLVSIGLDC
- the ABTB1 gene encoding ankyrin repeat and BTB/POZ domain-containing protein 1 isoform X8, which translates into the protein MLDTKWKGKSVVVLRHPLINPVAFGALLQYLYTGRLDIGVEHVSDCERLAKQCQLWDLLSDLEAKCEKVSEFVASKPGTCVKVLTIEPPPADPRLREDMALLADCALPPELRGDLWELPFPCPDGFNSCPDICFRVAGCSFLCHKAFFCGRSDYFRALLEDHFRESEEPVTSGGPPAVTLHGISPDVFTHVLYYVYSDHTELSPEAAYDVLSVADMYLLPGLKRLCGRSLAQVLDEDTVVGVWRVAKLFRLARLEDQCTEYMAKVIEKLVEREDFVEAVKEEAAAVAARQETDSIPLVDDIRFHVASTVQTYSAIEEAQQRLQALEDLLVSIGLDC
- the ABTB1 gene encoding ankyrin repeat and BTB/POZ domain-containing protein 1 isoform X3 — its product is MAHSVCLSHPTSTPLPALCLECLSCSGLPVTCPHLGEASPDQKGCFPSVPLHGPSFSDHEPVLTQALTSFLPRYLLEQRDVEVNVRDKWDSTPLYYACLCGHEELVLYLLANGARCEANTFDGERCLYGALSDPIRRALRDYKQVTASCRRRDYYDDFLQRLLEQGIHSDVVFVVHGKPFRVHRCVLGARSAYFANMLDTKWKGKSVVVLRHPLINPVAFGALLQYLYTVASKPGTCVKVLTIEPPPADPRLREDMALLADCALPPELRGDLWELPFPCPDGFNSCPDICFRVAGCSFLCHKAFFCGRSDYFRALLEDHFRESEEPVTSGGPPAVTLHGISPDVFTHVLYYVYSDHTELSPEAAYDVLSVADMYLLPGLKRLCGRSLAQVLDEDTVVGVWRVAKLFRLARLEDQCTEYMAKVIEKLVEREDFVEAVKEEAAAVAARQETDSIPLVDDIRFHVASTVQTYSAIEEAQQRLQALEDLLVSIGLDC